One window of the Streptomyces asoensis genome contains the following:
- a CDS encoding ABC transporter permease — translation MNLRQWSRDLGLGVRFAFAGGREGWIRAVLTAVGVGLGVAVLLLTTAVPSAMGVRHDREQARLDWPFGSEQPAKGDDTLLIAQADTTFRDKDVRGRLVEPEGSRAPLPPGLSRFPAEGDMVVSPALKKLLAADGSALLRERLPYRIVGTIGESGLIGSQELAYYSGTTELASHMEGYGATRLKEFGNPNPSKEDTDPVLLLLILVVIVVLLMPVAVFIAAAVRFGGERRDRRLAALRLIGSDGRMTRRIAAGEAMAGALLGLVLGTVFFLIGRQVAGSVEVMGISVWPSYLDPSPALAALVALAVPAAAVLVTLFALRGVVIEPLGVVRTAKPARRRLWWRLLLPLGGFAMLYPMVGQGQTNGDFNQYMVSGGVILILVGITALLPWLVETVVSRLGSGGVAWQLAVRRLQLSSGTAARMVNGIAVAVAGAIALQMLFAGVDGDYTEATGQDLTRAQMQVRVPDGAPLAATAQKFADTKAVSKVTALWEGYLGDSSWNSENGPNLSTELTVGACPALREVAKLPSCKDGDMFVLDGDEYSADGPQMNKPGKKLYIEPSSSGESQDIVWTVPAGITEAHSVKGLTDFKRGGFLMTPSALPAAAEKLATGEIYLSIDESVPDAYEYARNTAFHVAPLADPMMWSSTRQDTKFTTIRTGLLVGSACVLLLIGASLLVSQLEQLRERRKLLSSLVAFGTRRRTLGLSVLWQTAIPIGLGLLLAMGVGITLGAILLKMTDTPVGVDWASVLSMTGCGAAVVLLVTLLSLPPLLKLLRPDGLRTE, via the coding sequence ATGAACTTGCGCCAGTGGTCCAGGGATCTGGGCCTGGGGGTCCGGTTCGCCTTCGCCGGCGGCCGGGAAGGCTGGATACGGGCCGTACTGACCGCGGTCGGCGTCGGGCTCGGCGTAGCGGTCCTGCTGCTGACGACAGCGGTGCCGAGCGCCATGGGGGTACGCCACGACCGTGAACAGGCGCGGCTGGACTGGCCGTTCGGCAGCGAGCAGCCGGCCAAGGGCGACGACACCCTGCTGATCGCGCAGGCCGACACGACGTTCCGTGACAAGGACGTACGCGGTCGGCTGGTGGAACCCGAAGGATCGCGCGCGCCGCTGCCGCCCGGCCTGAGCCGGTTCCCGGCCGAGGGCGACATGGTGGTCTCGCCCGCGCTGAAGAAGCTGCTTGCCGCCGACGGTTCGGCGCTGCTGCGGGAACGGCTCCCGTACCGCATCGTCGGGACCATCGGGGAGAGCGGACTGATCGGCTCCCAGGAACTCGCCTACTACTCGGGCACCACCGAGCTCGCCTCCCACATGGAGGGCTACGGGGCGACCCGGTTGAAGGAGTTCGGGAACCCGAACCCCTCGAAGGAGGACACCGACCCGGTGCTGCTCCTGCTGATCCTCGTCGTCATCGTGGTGCTGCTGATGCCGGTGGCGGTGTTCATCGCCGCGGCCGTGCGGTTCGGCGGTGAGCGGCGCGACCGCAGGCTCGCGGCCCTCCGGCTGATCGGTTCGGACGGCCGGATGACCCGGCGCATCGCGGCGGGCGAGGCGATGGCCGGGGCGCTGCTGGGCCTGGTCCTCGGCACGGTCTTCTTCCTGATCGGCCGCCAGGTGGCGGGGTCGGTCGAGGTGATGGGCATCAGCGTGTGGCCCAGCTATCTCGACCCCTCCCCCGCGCTGGCCGCGCTGGTCGCGCTGGCGGTGCCGGCGGCGGCGGTCCTTGTCACCCTGTTCGCCCTGCGCGGTGTGGTGATCGAGCCGCTCGGCGTGGTGCGCACGGCGAAGCCCGCACGGCGTCGGCTGTGGTGGCGGCTGCTGCTGCCCCTGGGCGGCTTCGCGATGCTCTACCCGATGGTCGGGCAGGGCCAGACCAACGGCGACTTCAACCAGTACATGGTGAGCGGCGGTGTCATCCTGATCCTCGTCGGCATCACCGCACTGCTGCCGTGGCTCGTGGAGACGGTCGTCAGCCGGCTCGGCTCCGGTGGTGTCGCCTGGCAACTGGCCGTACGAAGGCTCCAGTTGAGCAGCGGTACGGCGGCCCGGATGGTCAACGGCATCGCGGTGGCGGTGGCCGGTGCGATCGCGCTCCAGATGCTGTTCGCCGGCGTGGACGGCGACTACACCGAGGCCACCGGCCAGGACCTCACCCGGGCACAGATGCAGGTCCGGGTGCCGGACGGCGCTCCGCTGGCCGCGACCGCCCAGAAGTTCGCCGACACCAAGGCCGTCAGCAAGGTCACGGCCCTGTGGGAGGGCTACCTGGGCGACTCCTCCTGGAACAGCGAGAACGGCCCGAACCTCTCCACCGAGCTGACCGTGGGTGCCTGTCCGGCGCTGCGCGAGGTGGCGAAGCTGCCCTCGTGCAAGGACGGCGACATGTTCGTCCTCGACGGCGACGAGTACTCCGCCGACGGGCCGCAGATGAACAAGCCCGGCAAGAAGCTGTACATCGAACCGTCCAGCTCAGGGGAGAGCCAGGACATCGTCTGGACCGTCCCCGCGGGCATCACCGAGGCCCACTCGGTCAAGGGCCTCACCGACTTCAAGCGCGGCGGCTTCCTGATGACGCCGAGCGCGCTGCCCGCGGCCGCCGAGAAGCTGGCCACCGGTGAGATCTACCTGTCGATCGACGAGTCCGTGCCCGACGCCTACGAGTACGCCCGCAACACGGCGTTCCACGTGGCTCCGCTGGCCGACCCGATGATGTGGTCGTCCACCCGGCAGGACACGAAGTTCACCACCATCCGCACCGGTCTGCTCGTCGGCTCGGCCTGTGTGCTGCTGCTGATCGGGGCGAGCCTGCTGGTCTCCCAGCTGGAGCAGCTGCGCGAGCGCCGCAAGCTGCTGTCGTCGCTGGTCGCCTTCGGCACCCGGCGGCGGACGCTGGGCCTGTCGGTGCTGTGGCAGACGGCGATCCCGATCGGGCTGGGCCTGCTGCTGGCGATGGGGGTGGGGATCACGCTGGGCGCCATCCTGCTGAAGATGACGGACACGCCGGTGGGTGTGGACTGGGCGAGTGTGCTGTCGATGACCGGCTGCGGGGCGGCCGTCGTCCTGCTGGTGACGCTGCTGAGTCTGCCCCCGCTGCTCAAACTGCTGCGGCCGGACGGCCTGCGCACCGAATGA
- a CDS encoding ABC transporter ATP-binding protein → MNAPGGSLLAAENLHKAYGPTMALAGAEFSIHPGEVVAVMGPSGSGKSTLLHCLAGIVTPDSGSIMYGGRELATMSDARRSELRRSEFGFVFQFGQLVPELTCVENVALPLRLNGAPRKQAERTALGWMERLEVDDLAKKRPGEVSGGQGQRVAVARSLVTSPRVVFADEPTGALDSLNGERVMELLTEAARSASTAVVLVTHEARVAAYSDREIVVRDGKSRDMERAI, encoded by the coding sequence GTGAACGCCCCCGGGGGATCCCTGCTCGCCGCCGAGAACCTGCACAAGGCGTACGGGCCGACGATGGCGCTGGCCGGCGCCGAGTTCTCCATCCACCCCGGCGAGGTCGTCGCGGTGATGGGCCCGTCCGGGTCCGGCAAGTCGACGCTGCTGCACTGCCTCGCCGGGATCGTGACGCCGGACTCGGGTTCGATCATGTACGGCGGCCGCGAGCTGGCGACGATGAGCGACGCCCGGCGCAGCGAGCTGCGGCGCTCCGAGTTCGGCTTCGTGTTCCAGTTCGGGCAGCTCGTGCCGGAACTGACCTGCGTGGAGAACGTGGCGCTGCCGCTGCGGCTGAACGGCGCCCCGCGCAAGCAGGCCGAGCGCACCGCCCTGGGCTGGATGGAACGGCTGGAGGTCGACGACCTGGCCAAGAAGCGGCCCGGTGAGGTGTCCGGCGGACAGGGGCAGCGGGTGGCCGTGGCGCGCTCGCTCGTCACCAGCCCGCGCGTGGTGTTCGCCGACGAGCCGACCGGCGCGCTGGACTCGCTCAACGGCGAGCGCGTGATGGAACTGCTCACCGAGGCCGCCCGGTCGGCCAGCACGGCCGTCGTCCTCGTCACGCACGAGGCTCGGGTGGCCGCCTACTCCGACCGCGAGATCGTCGTACGGGACGGGAAGTCGCGGGACATGGAGCGGGCCATATGA
- a CDS encoding PadR family transcriptional regulator, giving the protein MSIGHTLLGLLESGPRHGYDLKRAFDEKFGHDRPLHYGQVYSTMSRLLKNGLVEVDGIEAGGGPERKRYAITDAGITDVEQWLATPEKPEPYLQSTLYTKVVLALLTQRDAADILDTQRAEHLRSMRILTDRKRSGDFADQLICDHALFHLEADLRWLELAAARLDKLKAAVIA; this is encoded by the coding sequence ATGTCCATCGGTCACACCCTCCTGGGACTCCTTGAGTCCGGGCCCCGCCACGGTTACGACCTCAAGCGGGCCTTCGACGAGAAGTTCGGTCACGACCGGCCGCTGCACTACGGCCAGGTCTACTCGACGATGTCGCGTCTGCTGAAGAACGGGCTCGTCGAGGTCGACGGCATCGAGGCCGGCGGCGGTCCCGAGCGCAAGCGGTACGCGATCACCGACGCCGGGATCACCGACGTCGAGCAGTGGCTCGCGACGCCCGAGAAGCCCGAGCCGTATCTCCAGTCGACGCTGTACACCAAGGTCGTCCTCGCCCTGCTGACCCAGCGCGACGCGGCCGACATCCTCGACACCCAGCGTGCCGAGCACCTGCGCAGCATGCGCATCCTCACGGACCGCAAGCGCTCCGGCGACTTCGCCGACCAGCTGATCTGTGACCATGCCCTGTTCCATCTCGAGGCCGACCTGCGCTGGCTGGAGCTCGCCGCCGCCCGGCTCGACAAGCTGAAGGCCGCGGTGATCGCGTGA
- a CDS encoding SPFH domain-containing protein, translating to MSTHDPSATTEVATDTVDTPEMPAPRVHEFPAHSVAGGLALLLGLVGLLAGAGMIAFGAQVDAAGLKAALITVGILVGVAAFLAMCGLNTVSPGEARVVQLFGRYRGTIREDGLRWVNPFTSREKISTRVRNHETAVLKVNDAYGNPIELAAVVVWNVRDTAQASFEVDDFLEFVATQTEAAVRHIAIEYPYDSHDEGGLSLRGNAEEITEKLAIELHARVEAAGVRIIESRFTHLAYAPEIASAMLQRQQAGAVVAARREIVDGAVGMVEAALQRIAEQGIVELDDERKAAMVSNLMVVLCGDRAPQPVLNTGTLYQ from the coding sequence ATGTCCACTCACGACCCCTCGGCCACCACCGAAGTCGCCACCGACACCGTCGACACACCCGAGATGCCCGCCCCGCGCGTGCACGAGTTCCCCGCGCACAGCGTGGCCGGCGGACTCGCGCTGCTGCTCGGCCTGGTCGGACTGCTGGCCGGCGCCGGGATGATCGCCTTCGGCGCCCAGGTGGACGCGGCCGGCCTGAAGGCGGCGCTGATCACCGTCGGCATCCTGGTCGGGGTCGCCGCGTTCCTCGCGATGTGCGGGCTGAACACGGTGTCGCCGGGCGAGGCCCGCGTGGTGCAGCTGTTCGGCCGCTACCGGGGCACCATCCGCGAGGACGGACTGCGCTGGGTGAACCCCTTCACCTCCCGCGAGAAGATCTCCACCCGGGTCCGCAATCACGAGACGGCCGTGCTGAAGGTCAACGACGCCTACGGCAACCCGATCGAGCTCGCCGCGGTCGTGGTGTGGAACGTGCGGGACACCGCGCAGGCCAGCTTCGAGGTGGACGACTTCCTGGAGTTCGTCGCCACCCAGACCGAGGCGGCCGTCCGGCACATCGCCATCGAGTACCCCTACGACTCGCACGACGAGGGCGGTCTCTCGCTGCGCGGCAACGCGGAGGAGATCACCGAGAAGCTGGCCATAGAGCTGCACGCGCGCGTGGAGGCGGCCGGCGTCCGGATCATCGAGTCCCGCTTCACGCACCTCGCGTACGCTCCCGAGATCGCCTCGGCGATGCTCCAGCGACAGCAGGCGGGCGCCGTGGTCGCGGCGCGCCGGGAGATCGTGGACGGGGCCGTCGGCATGGTCGAGGCCGCGCTCCAGCGCATCGCCGAGCAGGGCATCGTGGAACTGGACGACGAGCGGAAGGCGGCGATGGTGTCCAACCTGATGGTGGTGCTGTGCGGGGACCGGGCGCCCCAGCCGGTGCTGAACACCGGGACCCTCTACCAGTGA